A single genomic interval of Polyangium spumosum harbors:
- a CDS encoding response regulator transcription factor has translation MSKRLLVIEDDQELGAQIVKRLRDAGYEPTWWKEGRRLSRETLPDVDLVILDLMLPGTYGMDVLKDLRGLSEVPVLVLSARNDTADKVRALRLGADDYMTKPFWPEELVERVRARLRRPTLGREDAVEVGSLRIDRVRREVLVRGERAPLTRLEFELLAALAERPGEPMTRSALAERVLDPERDGTERTLDVHVSRLRKKLGRGAFVETVWGIGYRLGDGREQ, from the coding sequence ATGAGCAAGAGGTTGCTCGTCATCGAGGATGATCAAGAGCTCGGCGCGCAGATCGTCAAGCGCCTCCGCGACGCCGGCTACGAGCCGACCTGGTGGAAGGAAGGGCGGCGTTTGTCCCGAGAGACCTTGCCCGACGTCGACCTCGTCATCCTGGATTTGATGCTGCCCGGCACGTACGGAATGGATGTCCTCAAGGACCTGCGTGGCCTCTCCGAGGTGCCGGTGCTCGTGCTCAGCGCGCGCAACGATACGGCGGACAAGGTCCGCGCGCTCCGGCTCGGCGCCGACGACTACATGACGAAACCCTTCTGGCCCGAGGAGCTCGTCGAGCGCGTGCGCGCGCGCCTCCGGAGGCCGACGCTCGGGCGCGAGGATGCGGTCGAGGTCGGGTCGCTGCGTATCGATCGCGTGCGGCGCGAGGTGCTCGTGCGCGGCGAGCGCGCCCCGCTCACGCGCCTCGAGTTCGAATTGCTCGCGGCGCTCGCCGAGCGGCCGGGCGAACCCATGACGCGGAGCGCGCTCGCCGAGCGCGTGCTCGACCCCGAGCGCGACGGGACCGAGCGGACGCTCGACGTGCACGTCTCCCGGTTACGCAAGAAGCTCGGGCGCGGGGCGTTCGTCGAGACCGTCTGGGGGATCGGTTATCGGCTCGGCGACGGGCGCGAGCAATGA
- a CDS encoding sensor histidine kinase: MKLRARLAVATIAATLPLTFALFWYDAAARHHAAEQNLTTFVLGQMPAAREACEAAPASFGGELHPVRPPGPPRGHGPPPGKPPPPPGRPPPRPRGAKPAVVFAYDENLQSENPGAPAVPESLARALQGQDVAVASYVFPGPSVEILARMPWSTGPCAVVLARGTTDPSWGAVLPESNLWLLPTAGVFAAMLLAMGPVIRRIRKLTEAVERSAKATYADAVEVEGDDEIGVLARAFNAAGREIRAQLEEKDRREQALRHFLANTTHDVMIPLTVLQGHLATLREGASEGKPVDVGALVSAMDEAHYMASLVHNLAVTARLEAAVVHLQPIEVELDALVKRVALRHKPIARQLGVSIEAAVPAEPVHVSADVTLLEQAISNVTYNAVRYNRPGGHVAVILERVAKAAFRLRVIDDGPGIPEAELARLAERGFRGNEARTRAPDGQGLGLHITHRAAELHGFRLTLRPSEYGGLEVELEGSLGAPHG; the protein is encoded by the coding sequence ATGAAGCTGCGCGCGCGACTCGCGGTCGCGACCATTGCAGCGACGTTGCCCCTGACGTTCGCGCTCTTCTGGTACGACGCGGCGGCGAGGCACCACGCCGCGGAGCAGAACCTCACGACGTTCGTCCTCGGACAGATGCCCGCCGCGCGCGAGGCGTGCGAGGCGGCTCCCGCGTCGTTCGGGGGCGAGCTCCACCCAGTTCGGCCCCCGGGCCCGCCGCGCGGCCACGGCCCGCCGCCCGGAAAACCTCCACCTCCGCCAGGACGGCCGCCGCCTCGGCCGCGCGGCGCGAAGCCCGCGGTCGTCTTCGCGTACGATGAAAACCTCCAATCGGAGAACCCGGGCGCGCCCGCCGTCCCCGAATCCCTCGCGCGGGCCCTCCAGGGGCAAGACGTCGCCGTCGCTTCGTACGTGTTTCCGGGGCCGTCGGTCGAGATCCTCGCGCGAATGCCCTGGAGCACGGGCCCGTGCGCGGTCGTGCTGGCGCGCGGGACGACCGATCCGAGCTGGGGCGCCGTCCTGCCCGAATCGAACCTGTGGCTCCTGCCCACGGCCGGCGTCTTCGCGGCGATGCTGCTCGCCATGGGCCCGGTGATCCGGCGTATTCGCAAGCTCACCGAGGCGGTGGAGCGCTCGGCCAAGGCGACGTACGCGGACGCCGTCGAGGTCGAGGGCGACGACGAGATCGGCGTGCTCGCGCGGGCCTTCAATGCCGCCGGCCGCGAGATCCGCGCGCAGCTCGAGGAGAAGGACCGGCGGGAGCAGGCGCTCCGCCATTTCCTGGCAAACACGACGCACGACGTGATGATCCCGCTCACCGTGCTGCAAGGCCACCTCGCGACATTACGCGAGGGCGCGTCCGAGGGAAAACCCGTCGACGTCGGCGCGCTCGTCTCGGCGATGGACGAGGCGCATTACATGGCCTCGCTCGTCCACAACCTCGCGGTCACGGCCCGGCTCGAAGCGGCGGTCGTGCACCTGCAGCCCATCGAGGTGGAGCTCGACGCGCTCGTGAAGCGGGTCGCCCTCCGCCACAAGCCCATTGCGAGACAGCTCGGGGTGTCGATCGAGGCCGCCGTGCCCGCGGAGCCAGTCCATGTCTCGGCCGACGTGACGCTCCTCGAACAGGCGATCAGCAACGTCACCTACAATGCCGTTCGTTACAATCGCCCCGGCGGTCACGTCGCCGTCATTCTGGAGCGCGTCGCGAAGGCGGCTTTCCGTTTGCGGGTGATCGACGACGGCCCCGGCATCCCCGAGGCCGAGCTCGCGCGGCTCGCGGAGCGTGGCTTTCGGGGCAACGAGGCGCGCACGCGCGCGCCGGACGGGCAAGGGCTCGGCCTGCACATCACCCACCGCGCCGCGGAGCTCCACGGCTTCCGCCTGACGCTCCGTCCGTCCGAATACGGCGGCCTCGAGGTCGAGCTCGAAGGGAGCCTGGGCGCTCCGCACGGATAA
- a CDS encoding TROVE domain-containing protein → MAFFSFIKKEKARANTAAQTPPASGHLNFMGGVSYDPSSPILRLRLAASTCFFGEPMYYHRDEKDARPVKAAANPCRLSNEQVHYLRKTLDAVDPQAWRKMSPAELIESAIDEALDHDAEATLEEAARLRNEEHIRTTPQVILVRAANHHAVKGTGLVRKYAPRIIKRADEPAVGLSYQMFRYGKPIPNALKKAWRDALARFDAYGLAKYRLEGHAAKTVDVVNLVHPKSEAVHSLVKGEAKNTGRTWEAIVSARGSNRTAWKKAMAVMGHMAMLRNLRNMLAAGIKTDEIIPRLVAGAKDGKQLPFRYFSAYKAVEDKAPGALLDAIEKCLVGSLGELPYFRGRVMALADNSGSAQGTTTSAMGTMKVSTIGNLTGVLAGMRADEGHLGVFGDSLETLAVRKGASIFDQLKKAEELAKRIGTSTENGIWIFFDRAIRMKEHWDTIFVMSDMQAGHGGLYGTNKTQYREYGWGAGGQYIDVAKLVSTYRKRVNPDVKVFLVQIAGYKDTLVPEFYDRTYILGGWGEGLLRFAAEMEKAAEQAA, encoded by the coding sequence ATGGCGTTTTTCAGCTTCATCAAGAAGGAGAAGGCTCGCGCGAACACGGCGGCGCAGACGCCCCCGGCCTCGGGCCACCTGAACTTCATGGGCGGCGTGTCGTACGACCCGTCGTCGCCGATCCTGCGCCTCCGCCTCGCGGCGTCGACGTGTTTCTTCGGCGAGCCCATGTATTACCACCGTGACGAGAAGGACGCGCGTCCCGTCAAGGCCGCCGCGAATCCGTGCCGGCTCTCGAATGAGCAGGTCCATTACCTGCGCAAGACGCTCGACGCGGTCGATCCGCAGGCGTGGCGCAAGATGTCGCCCGCGGAGCTCATCGAGAGCGCGATCGACGAGGCGCTCGATCACGACGCCGAGGCGACGCTCGAGGAGGCGGCGCGGCTCCGGAACGAGGAGCACATCCGCACGACGCCGCAGGTCATCCTCGTGCGCGCGGCGAACCACCACGCCGTGAAGGGCACGGGCCTCGTGCGCAAGTACGCGCCGCGGATCATCAAGCGCGCGGACGAGCCGGCGGTGGGTTTGTCGTACCAGATGTTCCGTTATGGCAAGCCGATCCCGAACGCGCTGAAGAAGGCGTGGCGCGACGCGCTCGCGCGCTTCGACGCGTACGGGCTCGCGAAGTACCGGCTCGAGGGCCACGCGGCGAAGACCGTCGACGTCGTGAACCTCGTGCACCCGAAGAGTGAGGCGGTCCATTCGCTCGTGAAGGGCGAGGCGAAGAACACGGGCCGCACGTGGGAGGCGATCGTGAGCGCGCGCGGCTCGAACCGAACGGCGTGGAAGAAGGCGATGGCGGTCATGGGCCACATGGCGATGCTGCGCAACCTTCGCAACATGCTGGCGGCGGGTATCAAGACCGACGAGATCATCCCGCGCCTCGTCGCGGGCGCGAAGGATGGCAAGCAATTGCCTTTCCGTTACTTCTCGGCCTACAAGGCCGTGGAGGACAAGGCGCCGGGGGCGCTGCTCGACGCGATCGAGAAGTGCCTGGTCGGTTCGCTCGGTGAATTGCCGTATTTCCGCGGCCGCGTGATGGCGCTCGCGGACAACAGCGGCTCGGCGCAGGGGACGACGACGAGCGCGATGGGCACGATGAAGGTCTCGACGATCGGCAACCTGACGGGCGTGCTCGCGGGTATGCGGGCGGACGAGGGCCACCTCGGCGTGTTCGGTGATTCGCTGGAGACGCTCGCGGTCCGCAAGGGCGCGTCGATCTTCGACCAGTTGAAGAAGGCCGAGGAGCTCGCGAAGCGCATCGGTACGTCGACGGAGAATGGTATCTGGATCTTCTTCGACCGGGCGATCCGGATGAAGGAGCACTGGGACACGATCTTCGTGATGAGCGACATGCAGGCGGGCCACGGCGGCCTGTACGGGACGAACAAGACGCAGTACCGCGAATACGGCTGGGGCGCGGGTGGGCAATACATCGACGTGGCGAAGCTCGTGTCGACGTATCGCAAGCGCGTGAACCCGGACGTGAAGGTGTTCCTGGTGCAGATCGCGGGCTACAAGGACACGCTCGTGCCGGAGTTCTACGACCGTACGTACATCCTCGGCGGCTGGGGCGAGGGCCTGCTCCGCTTCGCGGCCGAGATGGAGAAGGCCGCCGAGCAGGCGGCGTGA
- a CDS encoding vWA domain-containing protein, with protein sequence MLRSRPVVALVALVTLAQTLAGCSAGAPSAGGAAEPRTAAAAEESSYPQQYPAADTAAAPAEAEATPMAQQPSRVTAAPGATMMAPPPPPVMPVQSTKKAEAKVAVATQKPAPQPAPIAVAPPEPKGTEDYKDYGVNPVVDPQKDRLSTFAIDVDTASYSIARRKIMEGTLPPFASVRAEEFLNYFDYGYEAPKSGPFAVHFAAAPSPFTKGHHLVRVAVQGKRVPESARKPVHLVYLVDTSGSMHSSDKIPLAKQSLKLLTSSLKKGDTVALCTYAGSVREVLAPTGIEEKDKIFRAIDDLSASGSTAMASGIELAYKLAERTLVKGHVNRVIVLSDGDANVGPTSHDQILDMIGRYKDKGITLSTVGFGSGNYKDTMMERLADKGDGNYAYIDSEVQAKRVFQDQLSGMLEVIARDVKIQVEFDPKVVKEYRLIGYENRDIADKDFRNDKVDAGEIGNGHAVTAIYDVVLKDTKASPIVLRLRHKQPLSGDTATESAFKMDPSSIVASFDAAGRDFRFAATVAAFAEVLRQSPHARNWSMKDIARLADQAASTQSDQQEFVSLVHRAERLATGNRGPSVAR encoded by the coding sequence ATGTTGCGCTCCCGCCCCGTCGTCGCCCTCGTCGCGCTCGTCACCCTCGCCCAGACCCTCGCCGGCTGCAGCGCCGGCGCACCCTCCGCCGGAGGCGCGGCCGAGCCGAGGACCGCGGCGGCCGCGGAGGAGAGCTCCTACCCGCAGCAATACCCGGCGGCCGATACGGCCGCGGCGCCGGCCGAAGCCGAGGCCACGCCGATGGCGCAGCAGCCGTCGCGAGTGACCGCGGCCCCGGGGGCCACCATGATGGCGCCGCCGCCGCCGCCGGTGATGCCCGTGCAATCGACGAAGAAGGCCGAGGCGAAGGTCGCCGTCGCCACGCAGAAGCCGGCGCCGCAGCCCGCGCCGATCGCGGTCGCGCCGCCCGAGCCGAAGGGCACCGAGGATTACAAGGATTACGGCGTGAACCCGGTCGTCGACCCGCAGAAGGACCGTCTCTCGACGTTCGCCATCGACGTGGATACGGCCTCGTATTCGATCGCGCGCCGCAAGATCATGGAGGGCACGCTCCCGCCGTTCGCCTCCGTCCGCGCCGAGGAGTTCCTGAACTACTTCGATTACGGCTACGAGGCGCCGAAGAGCGGCCCGTTCGCGGTCCACTTCGCCGCCGCGCCCTCGCCGTTCACGAAGGGCCATCACCTCGTGCGGGTCGCCGTGCAGGGCAAACGCGTGCCGGAGAGCGCGCGCAAGCCCGTGCACCTCGTCTACCTCGTCGACACGAGCGGCTCGATGCATTCATCCGACAAGATCCCGCTCGCCAAGCAGAGCCTGAAGCTGCTCACGAGTTCGCTGAAGAAGGGCGATACGGTGGCGCTCTGCACGTACGCCGGCAGCGTGCGCGAGGTGCTCGCGCCGACGGGCATCGAGGAGAAGGACAAGATCTTCCGGGCGATCGACGACCTCTCCGCGTCGGGATCGACGGCGATGGCGAGCGGGATCGAGCTCGCGTACAAGCTCGCGGAGCGGACGCTCGTGAAGGGTCACGTCAATCGCGTCATCGTGCTCTCGGACGGCGACGCGAACGTGGGGCCGACCTCGCACGACCAGATCCTCGACATGATCGGCCGCTACAAGGACAAGGGCATCACGCTGAGCACGGTGGGCTTCGGCAGCGGCAATTACAAGGATACGATGATGGAGCGCCTCGCCGACAAGGGCGACGGAAACTACGCGTACATCGACAGCGAGGTGCAGGCGAAGCGCGTGTTCCAGGACCAGCTCTCGGGCATGCTGGAGGTGATCGCGCGGGACGTGAAGATCCAGGTGGAGTTCGATCCGAAGGTGGTGAAGGAGTACCGGCTCATCGGCTACGAGAACCGGGACATCGCGGACAAGGATTTCCGCAATGACAAGGTCGACGCCGGCGAGATCGGCAACGGCCACGCGGTGACGGCGATCTACGACGTGGTCCTCAAGGACACGAAGGCCTCGCCGATCGTGCTTCGCCTCCGCCACAAGCAGCCGCTCTCGGGCGATACGGCGACGGAGAGCGCATTCAAGATGGATCCGTCCTCGATCGTGGCCTCGTTCGACGCGGCCGGCCGTGATTTCCGGTTCGCCGCGACGGTGGCGGCGTTCGCCGAGGTGCTGCGGCAGAGCCCGCACGCGCGGAATTGGTCGATGAAGGACATCGCGCGGCTCGCGGACCAGGCCGCGTCGACGCAATCGGATCAGCAGGAGTTCGTGAGCCTCGTGCACCGCGCCGAGCGGCTCGCGACGGGCAATCGAGGGCCGTCCGTGGCGCGCTGA
- a CDS encoding phospholipase D-like domain-containing protein translates to MSRLALPLAASLLALTGCPHEPAPQTPAPAPTQPIAAAPPIEVVETPPAETTLDHPDVPNAADVWLSMIQGAKRTLDIGHFYVSNAPGGKLEPILVAIEQAAARGVRVRLLVDMKFYLRYPESVDRLAARGVAVRKLDLRGRDGVQHAKYMVVDGSDAYVGSQNMDYRALEHIQEIGARVRVPEIAGALLRVFELDWHAAGGEPFGGATKRSLEIPARVSLGGEEVKILPTASPKDLLPEGVPWELPELLSRIDGAKRTLDVQVLTYRTKTRGGAPWTELDDALRRAAERGVRVRLLVADWSKRPASLEGLRELARVDGISIRFIVIPQSSSGFIPFARVAHAKYMVVDGKSAWIGTSNWEGDYFTVSRNVGLFIDGKAIAEKLARIFEDGFGGAYTEVLDPDRAYEPPRLE, encoded by the coding sequence ATGTCGCGCCTCGCCCTCCCCCTCGCCGCCTCGCTCCTCGCCCTCACGGGTTGTCCCCACGAACCGGCCCCGCAAACGCCCGCGCCCGCGCCGACGCAGCCGATCGCCGCGGCGCCGCCGATCGAGGTCGTCGAAACCCCGCCGGCAGAGACCACGCTCGACCACCCCGACGTTCCGAACGCCGCGGACGTGTGGCTCTCCATGATCCAGGGCGCGAAGCGCACCCTCGACATCGGCCACTTCTACGTCAGCAATGCGCCCGGGGGCAAACTCGAGCCGATCCTCGTGGCCATCGAACAGGCCGCGGCGCGCGGCGTGCGCGTGCGGCTCCTCGTCGACATGAAGTTTTACCTTCGATATCCCGAGTCCGTCGATCGGCTCGCCGCGCGCGGGGTCGCCGTCCGCAAGCTCGATTTGCGAGGGCGCGACGGCGTGCAACACGCGAAATACATGGTGGTCGACGGGTCGGACGCCTACGTCGGCAGCCAGAACATGGATTACCGCGCCCTCGAGCACATCCAGGAGATCGGCGCGCGCGTGCGGGTCCCCGAGATCGCCGGGGCGCTGCTCCGGGTCTTCGAGCTCGATTGGCACGCGGCCGGCGGCGAGCCTTTTGGCGGCGCGACCAAACGATCCCTCGAGATCCCCGCGCGGGTCTCGCTCGGCGGCGAAGAGGTAAAGATCCTGCCTACGGCGAGCCCCAAGGATTTGCTGCCCGAAGGCGTGCCGTGGGAGCTGCCCGAGTTGCTTTCGCGGATCGACGGCGCCAAGCGCACGCTCGACGTCCAGGTCCTCACGTACCGCACGAAGACACGCGGCGGCGCGCCGTGGACCGAGCTCGACGACGCGCTCCGGCGGGCAGCCGAGCGGGGCGTGCGCGTGCGTTTGCTCGTCGCCGATTGGAGCAAACGCCCGGCCTCGCTCGAAGGGCTGCGGGAGCTCGCGCGCGTGGACGGTATTTCAATCCGGTTCATCGTGATCCCGCAGAGCTCGTCCGGCTTCATACCGTTCGCCCGCGTGGCCCACGCGAAATACATGGTCGTCGACGGCAAGAGCGCCTGGATCGGCACGAGCAACTGGGAGGGCGACTATTTCACGGTGAGCCGGAACGTCGGCCTCTTCATCGACGGCAAGGCGATCGCCGAGAAGCTCGCGCGGATCTTCGAGGACGGGTTCGGCGGCGCGTACACCGAGGTGCTCGATCCCGACCGCGCATACGAGCCGCCGCGGCTCGAATGA
- a CDS encoding ABC-F family ATP-binding cassette domain-containing protein, which yields MPVLVAQELTKSFGERRILDAVSLSIHSGERVGLVGANGSGKSTLARILAGLDKPDAGTVAQRRGADVAYLSQEPALDPAKTGRALVVDGLGPWAAAKARYEAISARLGQGEGDQDALLAEQAELGAQIERLGGWDQLHKVDEILDHVGVTRPDAPTAELSGGDKRRVALACLLIAPPALLVLDEPSNHLDTETIDWLERWLVEEFKGALLIVTHDRYLLDRVVDRTIELHRGKVYSYEGGYEDYLEAKAERLAIEARTEQNRQNLLRTELEWLRRQPKARTGKQKARIQRAEAAKAAAPARAEQTAKLLAESSFTGKTVLELRKLSLEMGGRTLVKDLDFVLAAGERVGVVGRNGTGKTTLLRAILGDVAPARGEVVIGKNTRVGYFDQHRSGLDEEKSIYDNVAAAGNKIELGGQPIEVRSFLERFLFDGHAQRQPVKSLSGGERARVVLAKMLSQSHSLLILDEPTNDLDLPTLSALEEMLTEYGGSALVVTHDRWFLDRVATSLLVFEGDGRVVRYAGGHQDYLLQKAAAEAAKDEAAKAAAAAAKVVNKDKPAAAKAAAPRAKGLTWAEQRELEGIMGRIEEAEGEVAALEKELADPALYSSRGTEVAALGRRLEEAKARAATLIARWEELEQKQAGA from the coding sequence GTGCCCGTCCTCGTCGCGCAGGAGTTAACGAAGTCGTTTGGTGAGAGGCGCATCCTCGATGCGGTCTCGCTTTCCATCCACAGCGGAGAACGCGTGGGGCTCGTCGGAGCCAATGGCAGCGGCAAGAGCACGCTCGCCCGTATCCTCGCGGGGCTCGACAAGCCCGACGCGGGCACGGTCGCGCAGCGGCGCGGCGCCGACGTCGCGTATCTCTCGCAGGAGCCGGCGCTCGATCCGGCGAAAACGGGCCGCGCGCTGGTGGTCGACGGGCTCGGGCCCTGGGCCGCGGCGAAGGCGCGATACGAGGCGATCTCGGCGCGGCTCGGCCAGGGCGAGGGTGATCAAGACGCCCTGCTCGCCGAGCAAGCCGAGCTCGGCGCGCAGATCGAGCGGCTCGGCGGCTGGGATCAGCTCCACAAGGTCGACGAGATCCTCGATCACGTGGGCGTCACGCGCCCCGACGCGCCCACGGCCGAGCTCTCGGGCGGGGACAAACGGCGCGTCGCGCTCGCTTGCCTGCTCATCGCGCCGCCCGCGCTGCTCGTGCTCGACGAGCCATCGAACCACCTCGACACCGAGACGATCGACTGGCTCGAGCGCTGGCTCGTCGAGGAGTTCAAGGGCGCGCTGCTCATCGTGACGCACGATCGGTATTTGCTCGACCGCGTGGTCGACCGGACGATCGAGCTCCACCGCGGCAAGGTGTATTCGTACGAGGGCGGCTACGAGGACTACCTCGAGGCGAAGGCCGAGCGGCTCGCGATCGAGGCGCGAACCGAGCAGAACCGGCAGAACCTGCTCCGGACCGAGCTCGAATGGCTGAGGCGCCAGCCGAAGGCGCGCACGGGCAAGCAGAAGGCCCGGATCCAGCGGGCCGAGGCGGCGAAGGCGGCCGCCCCTGCCCGCGCGGAGCAGACGGCGAAGCTCCTGGCGGAGTCGAGTTTTACTGGAAAAACCGTCCTCGAATTGCGAAAGCTCTCCCTGGAGATGGGGGGCCGCACGCTGGTGAAGGACCTCGATTTCGTGCTCGCCGCGGGCGAACGCGTGGGGGTCGTGGGGCGAAACGGGACCGGAAAAACCACGCTCTTGCGGGCGATCCTGGGCGACGTCGCGCCGGCGCGCGGCGAGGTGGTGATCGGGAAAAACACCCGCGTGGGGTATTTCGACCAGCACCGGAGCGGGCTCGACGAGGAGAAATCCATTTACGACAACGTGGCGGCCGCGGGGAACAAGATCGAGCTCGGCGGCCAGCCGATCGAGGTCCGCTCGTTCCTCGAGAGGTTCCTCTTCGACGGACACGCGCAGAGGCAGCCCGTGAAATCCCTGTCCGGCGGGGAGCGGGCCCGCGTCGTCCTGGCCAAGATGCTCTCGCAGAGCCATAGCCTGCTCATCCTGGACGAGCCCACGAACGACCTCGACCTGCCCACGCTCTCGGCGCTCGAGGAGATGCTCACCGAATACGGCGGCAGCGCGCTCGTCGTGACGCACGACCGGTGGTTCCTCGATCGGGTGGCCACGTCGCTGCTCGTGTTCGAGGGCGACGGCCGCGTCGTGCGTTACGCCGGCGGGCACCAGGATTACCTCCTGCAGAAGGCGGCCGCGGAGGCGGCGAAGGACGAGGCGGCGAAGGCCGCGGCGGCCGCGGCGAAGGTGGTCAATAAGGACAAACCCGCCGCGGCGAAGGCGGCCGCGCCCAGGGCGAAGGGGCTCACCTGGGCGGAGCAACGCGAGCTCGAAGGGATCATGGGCCGGATCGAGGAGGCGGAGGGCGAGGTCGCGGCGCTCGAAAAGGAACTCGCGGATCCGGCGCTGTATTCGTCACGCGGGACGGAGGTCGCGGCGCTCGGGCGGCGCCTCGAGGAGGCCAAGGCCCGGGCCGCGACCTTGATCGCGCGGTGGGAAGAGCTGGAGCAGAAACAGGCGGGCGCTTAG
- a CDS encoding protein kinase domain-containing protein → MSQRVIAGKYEIVRQIGRGAMGYIWEALDQHLRRRVALKLMSPDHVASATARTRFDREAKAIAQLKNPHVVQIYDYGIDEGSPYIVMELLEGEDFESRLERIERMPLPALVPIVMQAAMGLSSAHAKGIVHRDFKPANVFLARGEADESVKILDFGVVSMLTSEEDLTEDELQLTSSGSIVGTPLYMSPEQIRCGVVDLRSDLWSLGVLAYRALTGQHPFPGQWLGMLMVRICTDPFPPPSSILKDLSPEVDRFFERALAKDPDKRFRSAREFAGTFAALAERKEVGPAKILVVDDEPDVPHLIKQRFRQHIKKSVYDFVFATNGESALAELRKHEDIDVVLTDINMPGMDGLTFLSRVGDVNPLVRTIIVSAYGDMTNIRTAMNCGAFDFLVKPIDFKDLEVTIEKTLKHVTELRSNARSTEENSVLRMFVSPSLVDRLRSSSPFGTIDTWQGTVVFIDVAGFHARSKAQPPTDRVRTLNANFEVIVPAVTNRGGVVDKFLGDAVMATFRGDNHVTRALEASLDARMQLRTLALRAGQDSPFALGVSIGVATGEMLSGEIGSKAFGRLDYTILGEVPRAAAILQASAAKNQILLNRGAFDVARDWFDCVPVHVNTSSPMAAFELVRRADGGGRAGPNSMAETINLTGGPLGGNGSTESGNGGPLL, encoded by the coding sequence ATGTCCCAGCGCGTCATCGCCGGCAAATACGAGATCGTGCGGCAGATCGGACGTGGGGCCATGGGCTACATCTGGGAGGCGCTCGATCAACATCTGCGCAGGCGGGTGGCGCTCAAGCTCATGTCCCCCGACCACGTCGCCTCGGCCACGGCGCGCACCCGGTTCGACCGGGAGGCGAAGGCCATTGCGCAGCTCAAGAATCCGCACGTCGTGCAGATCTACGATTACGGCATTGACGAGGGTTCGCCGTACATCGTGATGGAGCTCCTGGAGGGCGAGGACTTCGAGAGCCGGCTCGAGCGGATCGAGCGTATGCCGCTGCCCGCCCTCGTGCCGATCGTGATGCAGGCGGCGATGGGCCTCTCTTCCGCGCACGCGAAGGGCATCGTCCACCGCGATTTCAAGCCGGCGAACGTGTTCTTGGCCCGCGGCGAGGCCGACGAGTCCGTGAAGATCCTCGATTTCGGCGTCGTATCGATGCTGACGAGCGAGGAGGATCTGACCGAAGACGAGCTCCAGCTCACGTCCTCGGGCAGCATCGTGGGGACGCCGCTCTACATGAGCCCCGAGCAGATCCGCTGCGGCGTCGTCGATCTGCGCAGTGATCTGTGGTCGCTCGGGGTCCTCGCCTATCGGGCGCTCACGGGGCAGCATCCATTCCCCGGGCAATGGCTGGGGATGCTCATGGTGCGTATTTGCACCGACCCATTCCCGCCTCCGTCGAGCATTCTGAAGGATCTGTCCCCCGAGGTGGACCGCTTCTTCGAGCGCGCCCTGGCCAAGGACCCGGACAAACGTTTCCGCTCGGCGAGGGAATTCGCGGGCACATTCGCGGCGCTCGCCGAACGAAAAGAGGTGGGGCCCGCGAAGATCCTCGTCGTCGACGACGAGCCCGACGTCCCGCACCTCATCAAGCAACGCTTTCGCCAGCACATCAAAAAATCGGTCTACGATTTCGTCTTCGCGACGAACGGCGAGAGCGCGCTCGCGGAGCTGCGCAAGCACGAGGACATCGACGTCGTCCTCACCGACATCAACATGCCGGGCATGGACGGGCTCACGTTCCTCTCGCGCGTGGGCGACGTGAACCCGCTCGTCCGGACGATCATCGTCTCGGCCTACGGCGACATGACCAACATCCGCACCGCGATGAACTGCGGCGCATTCGATTTCCTGGTCAAACCGATCGATTTCAAGGACCTCGAGGTCACGATCGAAAAGACGCTCAAGCACGTGACGGAGCTCCGATCGAACGCCCGCTCGACCGAGGAGAACAGCGTGCTGCGCATGTTCGTGAGCCCGAGCCTCGTCGATCGGCTGCGCTCGTCGTCGCCGTTCGGCACGATCGACACCTGGCAAGGCACGGTCGTGTTCATCGACGTCGCGGGCTTCCACGCGCGCTCGAAGGCGCAACCGCCCACCGACCGCGTGCGCACGCTGAACGCGAATTTCGAGGTGATCGTGCCTGCCGTCACGAACCGCGGCGGCGTGGTCGACAAGTTCCTCGGCGACGCGGTGATGGCGACGTTCCGCGGCGACAACCACGTGACGCGCGCGCTCGAAGCGAGCCTCGACGCGCGCATGCAGCTCCGCACGCTCGCCCTGCGCGCCGGGCAAGATTCACCGTTCGCCCTCGGCGTCTCGATCGGCGTGGCGACGGGGGAGATGCTCTCCGGCGAGATCGGTTCGAAAGCGTTTGGCCGCCTCGATTACACGATCCTCGGCGAGGTCCCGCGCGCGGCGGCGATCCTCCAGGCCTCGGCCGCGAAGAACCAGATCCTGCTCAACCGCGGCGCATTCGACGTCGCCAGGGATTGGTTCGATTGCGTGCCCGTGCACGTGAATACGAGCTCGCCCATGGCAGCCTTCGAGCTCGTGCGTCGCGCCGACGGCGGGGGGAGAGCCGGCCCGAATTCGATGGCCGAGACGATCAACCTGACGGGCGGTCCGCTCGGCGGGAATGGGTCGACGGAGAGCGGAAACGGGGGGCCGCTGCTCTGA